The following are encoded together in the Pseudomonas xantholysinigenes genome:
- a CDS encoding PA1414 family protein yields the protein MNQRMYNWLHDLAVALGLLPPPLQPVPIPTDEEQRKRQPRRR from the coding sequence ATGAACCAACGCATGTACAACTGGCTCCACGACCTCGCCGTCGCCTTGGGCTTGCTCCCGCCACCGCTGCAGCCGGTGCCGATCCCGACCGACGAAGAACAGCGCAAGCGCCAGCCGCGTCGGCGCTGA